One region of Desulfovibrio sp. JC022 genomic DNA includes:
- the cydB gene encoding cytochrome d ubiquinol oxidase subunit II: MLETIWFLLWGLLWAIYFMLDGYDLGLGSMMPFLAKDEKDRKAIYKSIGPFWDGNEVWLITAGGVTFAAFPKAYAVMFSGLYTALMLLLIALIIRGVSFEFRGLVESEWSRKLWDKAMVVSSFLPGLLLGVAFANIFMGIPIDENGVFQGNLFTLLNPYGLGGGILFVLLFAQHGCLWLAVRTEGELNERAGNLAATIWPILAAVYIAFLALTGVYTQLLSNYLAYPALMLILLIPIFAIVKVRTLIAARKWWKAWACSAVLIVSTTMFGIIGLFPALLPSSINPAYSITIQNAASSQLTLKIMLTVALIMVPIVIGYQFWMHKVFATKITDEDLGY; the protein is encoded by the coding sequence ATGTTAGAAACCATATGGTTCTTGTTATGGGGCTTACTCTGGGCCATCTATTTCATGCTCGACGGGTATGATCTGGGTCTGGGGTCCATGATGCCCTTTCTGGCCAAGGACGAAAAAGACAGAAAAGCAATTTATAAATCCATAGGCCCCTTCTGGGACGGTAACGAAGTATGGCTCATCACCGCCGGTGGTGTAACTTTTGCCGCATTCCCCAAGGCATATGCGGTAATGTTCAGCGGTCTTTATACCGCACTCATGCTGCTGCTCATCGCCCTGATCATCCGCGGTGTATCCTTTGAATTCAGAGGACTGGTTGAAAGCGAATGGTCCCGCAAATTATGGGATAAAGCCATGGTTGTAAGCAGCTTCCTGCCCGGACTGCTCCTCGGCGTTGCCTTTGCCAACATCTTCATGGGTATCCCCATCGATGAAAACGGCGTATTTCAGGGCAACCTGTTTACCCTGCTCAACCCTTACGGTCTCGGCGGCGGTATTCTTTTTGTTCTGCTTTTCGCCCAGCACGGTTGCCTCTGGCTTGCAGTGCGTACTGAAGGTGAACTCAATGAACGTGCCGGCAACCTTGCTGCAACCATCTGGCCGATTCTGGCGGCAGTTTATATTGCCTTCCTGGCCCTTACCGGGGTATACACTCAGCTGCTCAGCAATTACTTGGCCTACCCGGCCCTGATGCTGATCCTGTTGATCCCGATCTTTGCAATCGTCAAGGTTCGCACCCTTATCGCAGCACGCAAGTGGTGGAAAGCATGGGCCTGCTCTGCTGTCCTTATTGTATCCACCACCATGTTCGGTATAATTGGACTATTCCCGGCCCTGCTGCCTTCCAGCATCAATCCGGCATATTCCATCACCATCCAGAATGCTGCATCAAGTCAGCTGACCCTGAAGATCATGCTGACGGTTGCACTTATCATGGTCCCCATCGTCATCGGTTACCAGTTCTGGATGCATAAAGTATTTGCAACCAAGATCACCGACGAAGATCTGGGCTACTAG
- a CDS encoding ferritin — protein MSNKVLEKALNEQLNAEMYSAYLYLSMSAYFSDIGLDGFATWMRVQAKEEQFHAMKFYDYINERGGRVLLTAIEAPKTEWDSPLACIEAVLEHEKHVTSLINNLVNLAIDERDHATNIFLQWFVTEQVEEEDSVNAVLNKLRLLNGEGNGMFILDKELSTRVFNAPAE, from the coding sequence ATGTCTAACAAGGTTCTTGAAAAAGCACTTAACGAACAGCTCAACGCTGAAATGTACTCTGCATACCTTTACCTTTCCATGTCCGCCTACTTCAGCGACATCGGACTGGACGGCTTTGCCACTTGGATGCGGGTACAGGCCAAGGAAGAGCAATTCCACGCCATGAAGTTCTACGATTACATCAATGAACGCGGCGGCCGTGTACTCCTCACTGCCATCGAAGCTCCCAAAACCGAATGGGATTCCCCGCTGGCATGCATTGAGGCTGTGCTTGAGCACGAGAAGCATGTTACTTCACTGATCAACAATCTCGTAAACCTCGCAATCGACGAAAGAGATCACGCTACCAACATCTTCCTGCAATGGTTCGTAACCGAGCAGGTTGAAGAAGAAGACAGCGTGAACGCAGTACTGAACAAGCTACGCCTGCTCAACGGAGAAGGCAACGGCATGTTCATCCTTGATAAGGAACTTAGCACCCGCGTATTTAACGCACCCGCTGAGTAA
- a CDS encoding 7TM diverse intracellular signaling domain-containing protein, translating into MSGCLDLSEWNFEKQGPAALDGEWEFITGESDYKNASPKDFFSIPSLWKGETTQGSPVHSKGKALYRLKLKLSPESIADSFYISGVLSVCNVLVNGKQVGSSGTVGSDVQSEKPEKHLITPSFAHDNGIVDIAIEVSNFHNKEGGINSSILFGSHEQIEDLINYRRISGAIIGGALLIMGIFHLVIFSMRRASRENLYFGGFCFVWCIATIFNPPSGFLAEEILSLDWSWYIKICLLPTGLAIPLLLVFYNSIFPQKYGKQICWLYSSIGGIYCVYTLITPPGAYSAAAFAYFLITRTAYIYLIASFLNDLRRKRKGAIYLAPGYLALFLAEFDEILFDLNIFGSADFTPYGTFIFILSYSLLMSARFAETLSRYELVSEELEVHKKKEQNHKMVQQHLSRKLDSLEKETIAVNRELTNVLARKTEEKKPDKRDLAVRLMNESLECWEKCTGKSKADLASESGIWNIYFEKDGYARTQTLDRYLSIETLPERPRLKNIYATAEFVISNCSQKAESTAQLEKNLNQLKKMS; encoded by the coding sequence GTGAGTGGCTGTCTTGATCTCAGCGAATGGAATTTCGAGAAACAAGGGCCTGCCGCACTTGACGGGGAATGGGAATTTATTACTGGCGAATCTGATTACAAGAACGCATCTCCAAAAGATTTTTTCTCCATCCCCTCTTTATGGAAAGGCGAAACAACACAGGGCAGCCCTGTCCACAGCAAAGGAAAAGCTCTATACCGCCTGAAATTAAAACTTAGCCCTGAATCAATTGCAGATTCGTTCTATATTTCAGGGGTACTTTCGGTGTGCAATGTGCTGGTAAACGGAAAACAGGTCGGTTCATCCGGGACAGTCGGTTCTGATGTCCAATCTGAAAAACCCGAAAAACATCTTATCACCCCGTCATTTGCTCACGACAACGGAATTGTAGATATCGCCATTGAAGTATCAAACTTTCACAACAAGGAAGGTGGCATCAATTCCAGCATACTTTTCGGCAGCCATGAACAGATTGAAGACCTGATCAATTACCGGCGCATTTCAGGAGCCATTATCGGCGGCGCATTGCTGATCATGGGCATTTTCCATCTTGTAATTTTCAGCATGCGTAGGGCCAGCCGGGAAAATCTTTACTTCGGCGGATTCTGCTTTGTCTGGTGCATTGCCACGATTTTTAATCCGCCCTCAGGCTTTCTGGCCGAAGAGATTCTATCCTTAGACTGGAGCTGGTATATAAAAATATGTCTGCTGCCCACCGGGCTGGCCATTCCCCTTTTGCTGGTCTTTTATAACTCAATTTTCCCCCAGAAATACGGAAAACAAATCTGCTGGTTGTACTCATCAATCGGCGGAATCTATTGTGTTTACACTCTCATCACCCCGCCGGGGGCATATTCCGCAGCTGCTTTCGCCTACTTCCTGATTACCCGGACGGCGTACATTTACCTGATTGCATCTTTCCTGAATGACCTGCGCAGAAAAAGAAAAGGGGCAATCTATCTCGCTCCGGGATATCTGGCTCTTTTTTTGGCAGAATTCGATGAAATCCTCTTTGACCTGAATATTTTCGGATCGGCTGACTTCACGCCCTACGGCACTTTTATCTTCATCCTCTCATATTCCCTGCTCATGTCGGCCCGCTTTGCAGAGACCTTGTCCCGCTATGAACTGGTCAGCGAAGAATTGGAGGTTCACAAGAAAAAAGAACAGAATCATAAAATGGTCCAGCAACACCTTTCCAGAAAGCTCGACTCGCTGGAGAAAGAAACCATCGCCGTCAACCGCGAGCTGACCAATGTGCTTGCCCGAAAAACGGAAGAAAAAAAGCCGGACAAGCGTGATCTGGCTGTCCGGCTAATGAATGAATCCCTTGAATGCTGGGAAAAATGTACAGGCAAAAGCAAAGCCGATCTGGCTTCGGAGTCAGGAATCTGGAATATCTACTTTGAGAAAGACGGATACGCCCGGACCCAGACCCTTGACCGCTATCTGAGCATAGAGACCCTGCCCGAACGCCCGCGCTTGAAAAACATCTATGCTACTGCGGAATTCGTCATCAGCAATTGTTCGCAGAAGGCTGAATCAACCGCCCAGCTTGAAAAAAATCTCAATCAGCTAAAAAAGATGTCGTGA
- a CDS encoding EF-hand domain-containing protein: MSISGIDGPESSQLSAGYAPDESRISEQRQQGDFLDSLMISKDKDSNGVLSFDESGLTKEKFSKLDADGNGQVSPSEVQAVLDKLQKEKGELGKLDVQMQQAEEVAAKAPNPAAQQMVGFEESGLDEDTFNMLDSDGDGKVSQADIDSVVGEEQQPEEQGDGSLFSEALSEFEKNFFRKEEDEEEKDLNKDGVVSEEEELQAEKLAGINAEKTDESEQKEQQQGPSARHMAGIRAYQNQASEFFAAASQSSVKFQY, translated from the coding sequence ATGAGTATTTCAGGAATTGACGGTCCTGAAAGTTCGCAGCTGAGTGCGGGCTACGCTCCCGATGAATCAAGAATTTCAGAGCAAAGACAGCAGGGTGATTTTCTTGATTCCTTAATGATTTCCAAAGATAAGGATAGCAATGGCGTCCTTAGCTTTGATGAGTCAGGGCTGACCAAGGAGAAGTTCTCCAAGCTTGATGCTGATGGCAATGGTCAGGTTTCTCCTTCTGAAGTTCAGGCTGTTCTTGATAAGCTGCAAAAGGAAAAAGGTGAGCTTGGCAAGCTGGATGTCCAGATGCAGCAGGCGGAAGAAGTTGCCGCCAAGGCCCCTAATCCTGCAGCTCAGCAGATGGTCGGCTTTGAAGAGAGCGGTCTGGATGAAGATACATTCAACATGCTTGATTCAGACGGAGACGGGAAAGTCTCGCAGGCTGACATAGACTCTGTAGTAGGTGAAGAGCAACAGCCAGAGGAGCAGGGGGATGGAAGTTTATTCTCCGAGGCTTTGTCTGAGTTCGAAAAGAATTTTTTCCGCAAGGAAGAAGATGAAGAAGAAAAGGATCTGAATAAAGACGGAGTTGTTTCTGAGGAAGAAGAACTGCAGGCCGAAAAGCTGGCTGGGATCAACGCTGAAAAAACTGATGAATCTGAACAGAAAGAACAGCAGCAAGGTCCTTCTGCAAGACACATGGCGGGAATTCGTGCCTACCAGAATCAGGCTTCGGAATTTTTTGCTGCCGCCTCTCAATCTTCGGTAAAATTCCAATATTAA